A window of Lepidochelys kempii isolate rLepKem1 chromosome 1, rLepKem1.hap2, whole genome shotgun sequence contains these coding sequences:
- the LOC140901929 gene encoding uncharacterized protein, whose amino-acid sequence MTKSSARLQLELAKFQAEEKQREHERQIELMRLEKEVQEAAHKREMEARKHVEEEKEKERKHVEEEKEKERKHVEEMERIKAQQNIPTNPSNPSPGTTSHPRKFPTYKAGDDTEAFLENFERACLGYSISTDQYMVELRPQLSGPLAEVAAEMPKEHMNKYELFKSKARVRMGITPEQSRRRFRALRWKPDMSFTRHAYHIVKHWDAWISGASVESPVNLPFLMQMEQFLEGVPEEIERYILDGKPKTVIEAGEIGARWVEVAEKKKTGRSWSGDQKGPPQTTPYYRGPPKAPPTSQRTLQTPYRPTTPFSSNPPRPSDPSAGRCFKCNELGHVKANCPKNPNRLQFIAPESHQRSTGPDTSQIPLERRETVSVGGKKVTAWRDTGAQVSAIHASLVDPNLINPEIQVTIQPFKSNSFNLPTAKLPVQYKGWYLKVGYHDAQCCNT is encoded by the exons atgaccaaatcctcagctcgactacagctggaattagccaaatttcaggctgaggaaaaacaaagggaacatgaaagacagatagaactcatgcggctggagaaggaggtacaggaggctgcacacaagagggaaatggaggcaaggaagcatgtggaggaggagaaggaaaaagagaggaagcatgtggaggaggagaaggaaaaagagaggaagcatgtggaggagatggagaggataaaggcccagcagaatataccaacaaaccctagcaatccttctccaggtaccacttcccatcccagaaagttccccacctacaaggcaggtgatgatactgaggccttcttagaaaacttcgaaagggcctgccttgggtacagcatctctactgaccaatacatggtagagctgaggccgcagctcagtggacccttagctgaggtggcagctgaaatgcctaaagaacacatgaacaagtatgaactgtttaaatccaaggcgagagtcagaatggggataacacccgagcagtctcgtcggaggttcagagccctaaggtggaaaccagacatgtcatttacccgacatgcctaccacattgtgaaacattgggatgcctggatatcaggagcaagtgttgaatctccagtaaatttgcccttcctaatgcaaatggaacaattcttagagggtgttcctgaggaaatagaaagatacatcctagatgggaaacccaaaactgtaatcgaggcaggagagattggagccagatgggtggaggtggcagagaagaagaaaactggtcgcagttggagcggagaccagaagggaccaccccagaccacaccctattaccgggggccgcccaaagccccacctacctcccaaagaaccctccagaccccttatcgtcccaccaccccgttctccagcaaccctcctcgtcccagtgacccgtcagctggacgatgttttaagtgtaacgagctggggcatgtaaaggccaactgccccaagaaccccaacagattacagttcattgcaccggaatcacaccagaggtccacaggcccagatacctcccagatacccttggagcggagggaaactgtgagtgtgggcgggaagaaggtcaccgcgtggagggacaccggagcacaagtgtcagctatccatgcttccttagtggaccccaatttaatcaacccagagatccaagtgacgattcaacccttcaagtccaactctttcaatttgcctacagccaagttgcctgtccagtacaagggctg gtacCTGAAAGTTGGGTACCatgatgctcagtgttgcaacacatAA